The genomic interval AGTGCAGTGCTGCCTGTACTTCATCGCTCCGTCTGGACACGGGTGGGTGCTGCTCATCACGGCAGTGTGACTACAACTAAAAGACATACAACTTTTGCCAACTTCTTATTACTTATTGGATTTGGCAGTTTAACCAAGTTTAAAACTGGTGGAAGTATgtataaatgaaaatgctgaaTTACCAGTTTCATTCGAAAATGTAAATCAAAGCATTggatatattaaataaaaaggacatttgttACAGCCCTTTAAGAATTTAAGAGTCCAAACCCTCGAATTTACGAGGCGGTCTCGTCAATCCAGATGTGCAGGTTGAGTTCAGCTAAGCTCTGAAacatgacctgtgtgtgtgtgtgtgtgtgtgtccttcacttGCACACTATCCATTAAACTAAAGTCCCCTTTCTTTGCTCTTTCCTCAGGCTAAAGCCTCTGGATATTGAATTCATGAAGAGGTTACATGAAAAGGTGAACATCATTCCCCTCATCGCCAAAGCCGACACAATGACCCCAGAGGAGTGTCAACAGTTCaagaaacaggtgtgtgtgtgtgtgtgtgtgtgtgtgtgtgtgacttctaGCTGAACTTGCATGTGTTCCTATTGGTCGCGCATCTCTCAGGACTGGTTCCATGTTATTGTTTGATCGTCTGTTAATGTGTCGCTGTAGATATTTCCTGTTTCTGACCAGAAACCAGCCTTTATTTAATCAAACATGTTTGGATCCCAATAtgtacatgcacagacacactgtgtgtgtgtatattgagTAGCCTCTGACTATTGATGTTTCTGGACCAGTTTGTCCCACATGCAGCTCGCTCACATCGCTGTTTTTAAGTTTCTCCTCTCCGCTGTGTGCAGATCATGAAAGAAATCCAGGAGCACAAAATCAAAATCTACGAGTTTCCCGAGACGGATGacgaagaggagatgaagatgATCAGGAGAATCAAGGTCCGCCCTTCTAAtgactcctccccccccggtCTCCATAAACAGTTCTCTcctttgtgacacacacacacacacacacacgtgacccgTGTAACAGTTGAGTTTCCCCCCCCTCGCAGGATCGTTTACCCCTGGCTGTAGTCGGTAGTAACACCATCATCGAGGTCAACGGAAAGCGAGTGCGTGGGAGGCAGTACCCCTGGGGTGTGGCTGAAggtgagaggtcaaaggtcatctgatTCCAGCTTGTGAATTGATCGACTGGATGGAATCTCTCGCTCACAGTGGAAAATACACCAgtatttattgtattgtgtTATTGAGCAGGCGGGGGCATGATCCATCagctcgtacacacacacacacacacacacacacacacacacacacacacacacacacacacacacacacacacacacacacacacacacacacacacacacaggagggcgTGGTAAAGGCTCACAgcctataaatatattttctatgTAGTATATTAACACTCAATCAATGGCTGAACATCAGCTTACAAAAAAAGGTGGAGACTGTATAAATACTGGTTAATGTAGTATTTTTAAATGGCAACACATTGAAGGGTCCATAAGTATTTCATAGAAGTTGATTGTTCTGAATGTTCATTTTTATAAAGGGGAGAACGTTATTCTCACTAAATCAATTGTTGTAGAGAACTTTTCTgaaaaatgcgtaaatatgaccacttctacaagccgtcattggcggactataaggacgcgcggatggacTCTGATtcgtggagggagatctccgcaaacgtgcGTTTGTCGGTCGAGGGGGAtgaagttgtggaggaaaatacgggacaaatgtgtccgcgatgaaaagcagcagtggcgatgcacggggcaataaagtctatgataaataaatcaacaaaccaacgacttccacacacaggcgtgactctctaggtcgtcttcaacagaaacacgtgactccacctgttctggtggtgaattgctctgcaacgcacgcaagacttttagaaccatgaattgaaacgagtgcgtcgacacgacggtgcgtaaagacgcagacgcatgcgccagccCTAAGACAAAATTGTAGATTTATTTGACGCTCCCTCATGTTCAAACAGAATGTATTGCTGGCTGGATCTTCATCAACTTTGCGGCAATTAGAGAAGAGAAACGTCAAATTTCCCTGTCACAGGATGTGAGCGCCCCGTTTGGCCTGACACAGGATGTAGCCGTCGCTCTGTGGTTTGACGCAGTGCGACTGCCTGAGTTTGAAGTGATGAGTACACGCGGACCCAGTGGGAACATCGGAGGAATTTACTGTAGCTGTTGGAGAATCGTCGTCTTGGTTCTTGGGCTGTTAATTCTTCTGGGTACCGTACGGCCGGGTGGTTAACTTGAGTGCTGCTATGAGCCTGTGATGCCGTCCGTGGGGAGTTCTGGAATACCGCAAATGTTTTTGAGCGGGTgggggagagggaaagagggcAAGGTCCCTGAGAAACTATGCGAGCCACTCTACCACAGCAGTCCAGAGAAATCCCAGAGGACTGTGGTGAGTTTAGCTGTGGAGAGGAACACGTgatgccccctgctggtggctTTTGGTACTGCAGCCATCTGTGCCGTGGCAAGGCCTCGAAAAAAGCCCGAGCGACTCTTGAGACAAAGCTGATGAAAAGGGAGCTCCTACCGGTCGCCTGCAGCTCATCCTGAAAGGGAATGTTTAATTTTCACAAATGGTGTTTTCAGATTTTTGCATGCGAGTAGAAGCAATAATTAACGGCAAATTCTGAAGCTAAAATAAAGCGACGCTGGGTCGTAATTCCATGAATTAATTTAGCCATAGGGCGTTTCACTGTGCAAATATCATTTTACATAATAATATTCACACCCACTACTATTCATTCTTCCATTTAGTCTTGAGGGTTCCAGTCCAGGTCTCtggttgcatttttttttttttttctccttttcttgggacattttttttttaatctaatttttttttaaacttttgtgacattttgactTTCACCCCAAAATAGTTGCTGTCGGACCTTCTTGTCTGTGTGCtaacctcttctctctctcttcttacaGTGGAAAACGGAGAGCACTGTGATTTTACGATCCTCAGGAACATGCTCATCAGGTCAGCGAAAACATGCCCGATGCCTCACTGGTTCTAAACGTCTTCTTCGCGAGGTTTTTCCCCTGAGAGAAAGTCAACCTCACTAGAATAATTGggtttccttccttctctctcgtTGTGCTCCAGGACCCACATGCAGGACCTGAAGGACGTGACCAACAACGTTCACTACGAAAACTACCGTAGCAGGAAACTGGCTGCAGTGACCTACAACGGTGTggacaacaacaagaacaaggGACAGCTCACCAAGTAGGTCCGCCAGCGCAGCGCGCTCAGAACCGCGCTGTTTGGGTTGCCGAAAAGCACGTCAGTAGCGTGacctcggggtgggggggtgggttcCTCCTGCTGGTTCTATCACTGTGTAAACATGGAGGAAACCAGAGGTCAGGGGTCGCAGTCTGCAGCGACTGGCCTCCAGATTAAAGTTGGTAAGCTGACGCAGGCAAAATCTTTAAACCCACTCTTGGCCCAGACGAGCcaacacacgcgtgcacacgcacacgcacacactaaccGTCCACCAGTAGccgttttttgtttgatttgactAACTGAGTCTGACTGCTAATCCACCGGCTGCAGCTGTCGGTAATCACCAACACACTCACAAGCTCATGCATGGTTCATGGCAGCATGCTAAGTGTctgcatctgtttgtttttagaaCTGAGACGACTGACGGCATGTAAGTGTTACTCGAATTCTTCAAACTCGCTCGCAAGGAATGCATTTGCACCTTTTTATCTCAAACCTTTTCTCCTGATTCCTTGCTTCCGCTTATTTGTCTCACCTACAACCCTTTTGAAACGCTTGCATTTATTTGAATAGAACTATTCCAACCATCCTCTTTTGTCACGGATCACAAATGTCGTATCTTATAAGGTTCTACGGGGAATCTAATGCATCCAAACGTTGTCCTGCTCTGAAGCAGCAATCCTCTGGCTTGTCTTCTTGCTTTGGAGTTTCATCCAGcaaaaataattacaatatCGTCAAAATACTTAAACCATTTTGTTTTTATGGGGGCATTAATTTTTTTGGAGCATCCTCTAGATGTACGTTACATTTGCCATAGACACGtttttcaacaaacaaacaaggcgAGCATGCAAGCCGGTgcctttcctccttccctcatcctgcttcttctccaaGTATGAGGGGGGGGTCGCGATGTCCCAGTGGCCATCCACCTACCACTGTGTGATGACTGGCTTGTGTCTCCAGGAGTCCTCTAGcccagatggaggaggagcgaCGGGACCACGTGTCCAAGATGAGGAAGATGGAACAGGAAATGGAGCAAGTGTTTGAGATGAAGGTCAAAGAGAAGCTGCAGAAGCTCCGAGACTCCGAGGTTGAGGTAAGCGAATCCTCCTCCTTCGCTCCCACccccagtgtgtgttttttctctctctggttgACGCTCTGTTAACCTCTCGACTGTCCCTCCGTGTCCCCGCAGCTCCAGAGGCGTCACGAGCAAATGAAAAAGAACCTGGAGGCGCAGCACAGAGAACTGGAGGAGAGACGTCGGCAgcacgaggaggagaagggcggCTGGGAGGCCCAGCAGAGGATCCTGGAGCAGCAGAAGCTGGACGCCTCCAGGTAAACGAGAGAAAAGGAAGTTGAAGTTGCACTTCATCAAGAAAAGGCTCAAAAAGTGAATTCCCAAATCCGAAaatattagattttttttttacaggaacaATAATAACTATTAACAATCGTTTGTTCACAATGAAACATGtcacttatttttattacaaGTAAAATTACATATCACAGTTTTGTAAAAATAGCCCAGACCGAAGTGAAATAGATGGTATaaggaaatagaaaaataagcTAATGTAGTAAAATACTGGGCAAGATTTAGGATTCAGCATAAACAAATTACTGGAGTTTTGAACCAACGGCGGTTTAGAGGAAGATTCGCCTGCAAAATGTGactgaaatacaacaaaaaatgcTTTGCTCACGTCGATTATTATTATCTGTAACTGACCGCTGCTTTAAAGCATTTTGTGTAACAAATCACTAGAACGTAACTCTTCAAAAAGCCTCTTTTCCCAAGAGGCTTTGGGAGGATTTAAAAGATGTCGTATTGCGGACTTGTTTGTCCAGTGAGTAAGTGATTGTGTCAGAACCGGGTTTGGGGTCAGTACGTGCGGACTGACGCGTGCGTCACCGTGGTGGTTTTGGATGGAGGTCGTAGACTTTGCGCTTAACTGCCCCCCTGCTTTGTTTTCACAGGACCttggaaaagaacaaaaagaagaagatcttTTAATTACTCCCGAGGACCTTTTCTCATGTTAcagtgtattttaaaaaaaaatcttctttgCCAACCCGCCAGCCTTGATCGCCTGAGCATCCGTCGATCAACTCCACCCGCTGTTTGACCACATTACTGTGTAACGCCCCCGTGAGCGCCGGGTGCAGCGTCGCCCGGACTCGTCCTCAAAGAACTGCTATAATCTCTGTATGGAACCAACTGGTGTTCTTCCTCCATGACCATCGGGACAAAGTTCAGTCTTCCTCCTCGCTTCTTCTACTCTGGGAATGTCCGATGCCGCGCTGCATCCTTTTTAATGCCAAAAACCAAACCAAGAGGTCGGCCCTTCGCTTCCTGCAGGCGGCGTGAGGCCGAACCTCACCTCAGgcactgttttttgttttttttatatatatatatatttgtgtctttcgGTTCACATATTTAGGTAtcgcatttatttttctcccaaGTGGtaagctcctccatctcctcctgttTTGTAAATTGTATAATCAAGAACTGCCGTGTTCAGCAACAACCATGATCGAACTCTGCTTATTCTAACTAGTTTTTGCATCATTGTCTTTTAATTTTATATCAGCCTGGTATCgaaatgatgttgtttttttttgttttttttcagccttGCTTTTGGAAACAACTTTTATTCCCGACTTCACTCATTCAGAGTGTAACAACGTCTAGAAAAACTGCTCTCGAGGTGCTTTAACATGAATTTATTTGAACTTCTTGTGCAGATTCTATTTTAAAGACATTTCCGATTTGAATCTTTTAGCGCCGTTTGTGTACTgcaatttattttgtaatgtcttgtttttattgtaaaaaGTCACATAATAAAATtgtgatggggggaaaaaaactgaacTTTGCTTCAAATgtcttaaatacataaatgcGTAGGTTTGTGGATAGCTAAGTATTCCAGCCATGTGTTATTTTTAACCACTGGGAGCCGTCGCTCCTCTGGTTTCAGGCGCACCAGCCAACGTGTTACCCGCCTGCGGAGATCTGCCCCAGCTCAGCAAACACTGGTTTCTGTCTCCCAGTCAGCGTTCCAGTCCATCCCCAAGCTGTCCATGTGGTGGAGGTCAGGACGGCTACAGATTGCCAGTTTCCACcccaattgtttttatttttttttaaagcctgaaTCATAACCTTGCCAGCAGcatttgtaatattttacaTGCTGCACAGGA from Gasterosteus aculeatus chromosome 10, fGasAcu3.hap1.1, whole genome shotgun sequence carries:
- the septin7a gene encoding septin 7a isoform X2 encodes the protein MVVGESGLGKSTLINSLFLTDLYSPEYPGPSHRIKKTVQVEQSKVLVKEGGVQLLLTIVDTPGFGDAVDNSNCWQPVIDYIDSKFEDYLNAESRVNRRLMPDSRVQCCLYFIAPSGHGLKPLDIEFMKRLHEKVNIIPLIAKADTMTPEECQQFKKQIMKEIQEHKIKIYEFPETDDEEEMKMIRRIKDRLPLAVVGSNTIIEVNGKRVRGRQYPWGVAEVENGEHCDFTILRNMLIRTHMQDLKDVTNNVHYENYRSRKLAAVTYNGVDNNKNKGQLTKSPLAQMEEERRDHVSKMRKMEQEMEQVFEMKVKEKLQKLRDSEVELQRRHEQMKKNLEAQHRELEERRRQHEEEKGGWEAQQRILEQQKLDASRTLEKNKKKKIF
- the septin7a gene encoding septin 7a isoform X1, encoding MVVGESGLGKSTLINSLFLTDLYSPEYPGPSHRIKKTVQVEQSKVLVKEGGVQLLLTIVDTPGFGDAVDNSNCWQPVIDYIDSKFEDYLNAESRVNRRLMPDSRVQCCLYFIAPSGHGLKPLDIEFMKRLHEKVNIIPLIAKADTMTPEECQQFKKQIMKEIQEHKIKIYEFPETDDEEEMKMIRRIKDRLPLAVVGSNTIIEVNGKRVRGRQYPWGVAEVENGEHCDFTILRNMLIRTHMQDLKDVTNNVHYENYRSRKLAAVTYNGVDNNKNKGQLTKTETTDGMSPLAQMEEERRDHVSKMRKMEQEMEQVFEMKVKEKLQKLRDSEVELQRRHEQMKKNLEAQHRELEERRRQHEEEKGGWEAQQRILEQQKLDASRTLEKNKKKKIF